GGCGGGAGCTGGGACGGGCCCTGCAGCTGCGATACACGCCGGAGCTGCAGTTCATCGCCGACGACTCCATCCAGCACGGCGCCCACATCCTGGAGATCCTGCGCCAGGTGGAGCGGCAGGATGAAGCCCGGGACGACCCGGACGCCGGCGAAACGGAGGAATGAGCATGCTGACGGTCCCCCAGACCGCGGCGCTGCTGCGGACCTTTGACAATATTCTGATCCTCACCCATGTCCGCCCGGATGGGGACACGGTGGGCTGTGCCGCAGCCCTGTGCGCAGGACTGCGGTCTCTGGGCAAGGCGGCGTTTCTGCTGCCCAATCCGGAGCTGACAGACACCACCGCCCCCTATTTCCGCCCTTACGAGGCGCCGGAAGGCTTCACACCGGACAAGGTGGTGTCCACGGACATCGCCACGGTGGGCCTGTTCCCGGAGAACGCCAGACCATACGCGGAACGGGTGGATCTGGCCATTGACCACCATCCCTCTTTTGAGTCCTTTGGCCGAGAGAATATCGTCCGGCCGGAAGCCGCCGCGTGCGGAGAGCTAATCTACGACATTCTGTCCGATCTGGGCCCCATCACGCCGGAGATGGCCCTTCCGCTGTATGTGGCCGTCTCCACGGACACAGGCTGCTTTGCCTACGCCAATACCACTGCCCAGACCCATGCGGTGGCGGCCGCGCTGCTGCGGACCGGCATCGACTATCAGACCGTCAACAAGGTGTTCTTCCGCACCAAGAGCCGCAGGCGGATGCAGCTGGAGGCCGCCATCCTCAACGACTGTACGTTTTACGACCGAGACCGGGTGGCGGTGCTGTCCGTGCCCCTCTCCCTGATGGCGCGGATCGGCGCCTCGGAAACGGATGCGGAGGACCTCTCCGCTCTGGGTCCCCAGATTGAGGGCGTGGACTGCGCCATCACCATGCGGGAGCTGCGGCCCGATGTGTGGAAGATGTCCCTGCGGACCGGTCCCCGGATTAATGCCACGGAGGCCTGCCGGCTGCTGGGCGGCGGCGGCCACGCGGCCGCCGCAGGCTGCACGGTGGAGGCCCCCTGGGCTGAGGCCAGGGAGCGAATCCTGGCTGCCGTGGCGCAGGTGGCGCCGGACTATCAGCGCTGAGCGGGCCGCGTTCTGCTGCCCTTGAGGAGGTTTTTATGCCCAGTGGTATCCTGATTATCGACAAGCCCGCCGGTTGGACCAGCATGGACGTCTGCGCCAAGGTGCGGGGCATCTTCCACGAAAAGCGGGTGGGACACGGCGGAACGCTGGACCCCATGGCCACCGGGGTGCTGCCGGTCTTTGTGGGGCAGGCCACCCGCGGGGTGGAGTTCGCAGAGAACGGCCAGAAGGAATATGTAGCCGGTCTGCGGCTCGGCCAGGTGACGGACACCCAGGACGTCACCGGCACCACGCTGGAGACCCGTCCCGTCACGGCGGATCGGGCAGCACTGGAAGCGCTGCTGCCCCGCTTTCTGGGAGAGCAGGACCAGATCCCCCCTATGTACTCCGCTGTCAAGGTAGGCGGGCAGAAACTCTACGACCTGGCCCGGAAGGGACAGGTCGTGGAACGGAAGCCCCGCCGCATCACCATCTACGAGCTGGAGCTACTGGCCCAGGAGAGCGCAACGGACTACCTGCTCCGCTGCCGCTGCTCCAAGGGCACCTACATCCGCACCCTCTGCCATGACATCGGCCGACAGCTGGGCTGCGGCGGGACGCTGTACGCCCTCCGCCGCACCATGGCGGCCGGCTTCAGGTTGGACCAGGCAGTGACGCTGGAGGCAGTCCAGGCACAGGGTACAGCGCTCCTGCTGCCTACGGACAGCCTCTTCGCAGAGTACCCGGCCCTGCCTCTGACATCCGGCCTGCTGGAGAAACGGGTCCGCTGCGGCAATCCCATCCCCCTGCCGGGCACACCGGACGGCATCTACCGCGTATACAGCCGGGACCGGCAGTTCCTGTGCCTGTCCCGGGCTGCGGGCGGAACGCTGACGTCCATCAAGAATTTCTTTGGAGCGTAAACCATGAAAGAACGAGTCATTGCCCTGGGCTTTTTTGACGGAGTCCACCTGGGGCACGGCGCCCTGCTGCGCCGGGCCGCTGAGGAGGCCGCCCTGCGGGGCTGTACCCCCGCGGTATTCACCTTTGACCGCCCGCCGAAGGAGGTGGTCACCGGCGTCCCCTGTCCCCTCATCAACTCCCCGGAGGACCGGCGGGACCTGGTGCGGCGGCTGTACCGCATTCAGGACGTGCTGATGGTCCCCTTTGACCGCGAGATGATGACCACGCCCTGGGATGACTTTATTGTCCGGATCCTGGTGGGCCGCTACCACGCGGTCCATCTGGTGGCGGGACACGATCACCACTTCGGCCACAGGAACCAGGGCACACCGGAGCTGCTGGCGCAGAAGTGCGCCCAGCTGGGCCTGGGCTGTGACATCATCCCCAAGGTGGAGGTAGCAGGCATCACCGTCAGCTCCACCTACATCCGCCGGTTGG
This DNA window, taken from Dysosmobacter welbionis, encodes the following:
- the truB gene encoding tRNA pseudouridine(55) synthase TruB, coding for MPSGILIIDKPAGWTSMDVCAKVRGIFHEKRVGHGGTLDPMATGVLPVFVGQATRGVEFAENGQKEYVAGLRLGQVTDTQDVTGTTLETRPVTADRAALEALLPRFLGEQDQIPPMYSAVKVGGQKLYDLARKGQVVERKPRRITIYELELLAQESATDYLLRCRCSKGTYIRTLCHDIGRQLGCGGTLYALRRTMAAGFRLDQAVTLEAVQAQGTALLLPTDSLFAEYPALPLTSGLLEKRVRCGNPIPLPGTPDGIYRVYSRDRQFLCLSRAAGGTLTSIKNFFGA
- a CDS encoding DHH family phosphoesterase, translating into MLTVPQTAALLRTFDNILILTHVRPDGDTVGCAAALCAGLRSLGKAAFLLPNPELTDTTAPYFRPYEAPEGFTPDKVVSTDIATVGLFPENARPYAERVDLAIDHHPSFESFGRENIVRPEAAACGELIYDILSDLGPITPEMALPLYVAVSTDTGCFAYANTTAQTHAVAAALLRTGIDYQTVNKVFFRTKSRRRMQLEAAILNDCTFYDRDRVAVLSVPLSLMARIGASETDAEDLSALGPQIEGVDCAITMRELRPDVWKMSLRTGPRINATEACRLLGGGGHAAAAGCTVEAPWAEARERILAAVAQVAPDYQR
- the ribF gene encoding riboflavin biosynthesis protein RibF encodes the protein MKERVIALGFFDGVHLGHGALLRRAAEEAALRGCTPAVFTFDRPPKEVVTGVPCPLINSPEDRRDLVRRLYRIQDVLMVPFDREMMTTPWDDFIVRILVGRYHAVHLVAGHDHHFGHRNQGTPELLAQKCAQLGLGCDIIPKVEVAGITVSSTYIRRLVELGQISRANRFLGHPHTLTGTVRHGRGIGSSQLFPTANLVIPPHVLVPSHGVYATRATLEDGSCYAAVTNVGTRPTVQNGSDITVEACLLDFQGDLYGKQLRLEFYEHLRQEVRFDSLDALRAQIQSDADATRTYFADGVPTFPAL